A window from Thiovulum sp. ES encodes these proteins:
- a CDS encoding nitroreductase (PFAM: Nitroreductase family) → MWRLIRPYIRNLYRMLNALRYFIYDYKRYLKYSGFKSDFGDDELRNYNSVMVYHGLEKSLSYKERNQNSGWKNAYQILDLLKEASKTTRFGYHDIASLQVLEKFINLPENINDKRAVKINEEIKKYKQFKSNENHGAFEYTNQDYKKGVLENPEQFFFSRYSLREFKNKIVKHEDINRAVKLAMKTPSVCNRQAWGIYHTSKQEIKDVVLKYQHGNKPFGVKIPNLIIVTTDLKAFFSADEHYQHWIDGGILSMSLMYAFHSIGIATCALNWSAKPKNDLELRNKINIKDNHTIIMVLAVGYPDETNKVCASTRRPTEEVYQELELK, encoded by the coding sequence ATGTGGAGATTAATTAGACCATATATAAGAAACCTATATCGAATGTTAAATGCATTAAGGTATTTTATATACGACTACAAAAGGTATTTAAAATATAGTGGATTTAAAAGTGATTTCGGTGATGATGAATTAAGAAATTATAACTCTGTTATGGTATACCATGGTTTAGAAAAGAGTTTAAGCTATAAAGAAAGAAATCAAAACTCTGGATGGAAAAATGCTTATCAAATATTAGATTTATTAAAAGAAGCTTCTAAAACAACAAGGTTTGGCTACCACGATATTGCATCACTTCAAGTTTTAGAAAAATTTATTAATCTACCAGAAAATATAAATGATAAAAGAGCTGTAAAGATCAATGAAGAAATAAAAAAATATAAACAATTTAAATCAAATGAAAATCATGGTGCTTTTGAATATACAAATCAAGACTATAAAAAAGGTGTATTAGAAAATCCAGAACAGTTTTTCTTTTCAAGATACTCACTAAGAGAATTCAAAAACAAAATTGTAAAACATGAAGATATTAATAGAGCTGTTAAATTAGCCATGAAAACACCGTCTGTATGTAACAGACAAGCTTGGGGTATTTATCATACTTCAAAACAAGAGATAAAAGATGTTGTCTTAAAGTATCAACATGGCAATAAGCCTTTTGGTGTAAAAATACCAAACTTAATAATAGTTACTACTGATTTAAAAGCATTTTTTAGTGCAGATGAACACTATCAACACTGGATAGATGGAGGCATATTATCAATGTCTCTTATGTATGCTTTTCATTCTATAGGGATCGCTACGTGTGCTTTAAATTGGAGTGCAAAACCAAAAAATGATTTAGAACTTAGAAACAAAATTAATATAAAAGACAACCATACAATTATAATGGTTTTAGCTGTAGGCTATCCTGATGAAACAAATAAAGTATGTGCTTCTACTAGAAGACCAACAGAAGAAGTTTATCAAGAATTGGAATTAAAATGA
- a CDS encoding Polysaccharide pyruvyl transferase (PFAM: Polysaccharide pyruvyl transferase), whose translation MKIALITIHNANNYGAVLQAYATKKILSQYGETSTIDYENRFLNHHLDILRFDMSVHGIKKLVHDILRFPYRLKAIGRFKNFIKSNMNLTQKLSADGLMQGKAGKFDIYICGSDQIWNPEIVSEDKFIDPIFFLSFANKGAKKLSYASSTGHHNYTDKEKKELAKLLEDFNLITTRESDGVKKLQEILPNRDIHHVLDPTLLLSKEEWLEALDIKLEEPKEKYILVYSVPRTELIRKAIDYYAYKLNMKVVAIDQMLFPLSKKIDTHIKDAGPKEFIELYANASFVITDSFHGTCFAVNFGKPFVSISAGKRANRIISLLSILNINERLVNSEEEFAIIKTDTFNMNILKKLVSIRQESLILLDEFI comes from the coding sequence ATGAAAATAGCACTTATTACAATACACAATGCAAACAACTACGGAGCAGTACTACAAGCATATGCAACTAAAAAAATACTTTCACAATATGGGGAAACTAGTACAATAGATTATGAAAATAGATTTTTAAACCATCATCTAGATATATTGAGATTTGATATGTCAGTGCATGGTATTAAGAAGCTGGTGCATGATATATTACGATTTCCATATCGTCTAAAAGCTATAGGCAGATTTAAGAATTTTATAAAGTCTAATATGAACTTAACCCAAAAACTTTCAGCAGATGGACTTATGCAAGGGAAAGCAGGAAAATTTGATATATATATTTGCGGAAGTGACCAGATTTGGAATCCTGAAATAGTAAGTGAAGATAAATTTATTGATCCTATATTCTTTTTATCTTTTGCCAACAAAGGAGCTAAAAAGTTATCATATGCTTCAAGTACAGGGCATCATAACTATACAGATAAAGAAAAAAAAGAGCTAGCAAAACTTTTAGAAGATTTTAACCTGATAACAACTAGAGAAAGTGATGGAGTAAAAAAACTTCAAGAGATATTACCAAATAGAGATATTCATCATGTACTTGACCCCACACTTTTACTTAGCAAAGAAGAGTGGCTAGAAGCATTAGATATAAAACTTGAAGAGCCAAAAGAGAAGTATATATTAGTCTATAGTGTACCAAGAACGGAGCTTATAAGAAAAGCAATAGACTACTATGCATATAAACTAAATATGAAAGTAGTAGCAATTGATCAGATGCTTTTCCCTCTTTCAAAAAAAATAGATACTCATATAAAAGATGCAGGACCAAAAGAGTTTATAGAGTTATATGCGAATGCAAGTTTTGTGATAACTGATTCTTTTCATGGTACTTGTTTTGCAGTAAATTTTGGTAAACCTTTTGTAAGTATATCAGCTGGAAAAAGAGCAAATAGGATTATAAGTTTATTGTCGATTTTAAATATAAATGAAAGGTTAGTAAATAGTGAAGAAGAGTTTGCAATTATTAAAACAGATACTTTTAATATGAATATATTAAAAAAATTAGTATCAATTAGACAAGAATCATTGATACTACTTGATGAGTTTATATAA